A region from the uncultured Macellibacteroides sp. genome encodes:
- a CDS encoding efflux RND transporter permease subunit: MSRKRISVIELAMRHRQIVIMFVAMLVLFGVFALDKMSKQEFPSFTIRQGLVIGVYPGAPASEIEEQLAKPLEEYIFSFKEIKKKKTFTESKDGMVIVHVELNDNIKNKDEFWSKFKHGLTAFKSELPSGVVALVANDDFGDTSALLITLESEDKTYRELEDYLEELENRLRRVESVSNLRRYGLQKEQISIYLEKEKLATYGISLPSLYATLFTQGFTTMSGAVENDSYRSPIHISDTYQNEKEIGEQIVYSDPIGHVIRLKDIARIVREYPEPDSYIKSNGKKCILLSMEMQKGNNIVQYGRDVEKVLEEFQKELPRSVTVYRIADQPKVVDDSVVTFLKELLMAIITVILVVVALLPLRVALVASSTIPITIFISLGILFAAGIELNTVTLAALIVVLGMIVDNSIVIVDSYLEKLDQGMSRWHASAASAKEFFKSILSATLAISVTFFPFLITMKGMLNDFLQAFPWTITITLGVSLLVAVMLVPFMQYYFIKKGLHSKRTKEGKEKKNLLMLMQKGYEVILEKTFIYPKTTIALGGVSVFIGIFIFSLLPQRLMPVAERDQFAVEIYLPKGNSIKNTAIVADSLEAILRKDNRVKSVTSFVGSSSPRFHTAYAPQMPGENYAQFIVNTISSKATVGMLEDYSDKYISYFPNATIRFKQLDYSESKAPVEIRLSGNDLGKLKQSADTIMRVLRSMDKLKFVRTNFEDQFPGTYVKMNNDEANRLGISKSLVSVNLAAAYGDGLPLTTFWDKDYPMQVILKQERYGKDEQIKDIENEYISSIIPGISVPLRQIATIEPDWTDGQIVRRNGIRSLSVYSDVKRGVNVTSITSVVQKKMEQINLPAGVTLSYGGDLESDAEQLPQITGGLAIAVFIIFLILVFHYKKINLSLLTMASILLCTLGASLGIAIMGLDFSVTAILGIVSLMGIVVRNGIIMFDYAEELRIKQGHTAFDAAFLSGKRRMRPIFLTSAAASMGVVPMIISKSPLWEPMGSVIFFGTLITMVFIVTVLPVSYWMIFKKCDRVKSTNFE; encoded by the coding sequence ATGAGCAGAAAAAGAATAAGTGTTATCGAACTGGCAATGAGGCATCGACAGATTGTAATTATGTTTGTGGCCATGTTGGTATTATTTGGAGTTTTTGCCCTTGATAAAATGTCCAAGCAAGAATTTCCATCGTTCACTATAAGACAAGGTCTGGTTATTGGGGTTTATCCGGGAGCTCCAGCTTCCGAAATTGAGGAACAACTGGCAAAACCACTGGAGGAATACATATTTAGTTTCAAAGAGATAAAAAAGAAGAAAACCTTTACTGAGAGTAAGGACGGGATGGTAATTGTTCATGTGGAATTGAATGATAACATTAAAAATAAGGACGAGTTCTGGTCAAAGTTTAAGCATGGTCTTACTGCATTTAAATCTGAATTGCCATCGGGAGTGGTTGCTTTAGTAGCCAACGATGATTTTGGAGATACTTCGGCATTGTTGATTACGCTTGAGTCGGAAGATAAAACATACCGCGAGTTGGAAGATTACCTTGAGGAGCTTGAAAACAGGCTTCGAAGGGTGGAGTCGGTTTCTAATTTAAGGCGCTATGGTTTGCAGAAAGAACAGATTAGCATCTATCTTGAAAAAGAAAAACTGGCCACCTATGGAATTAGTCTGCCATCATTGTACGCAACTCTTTTTACACAAGGGTTTACCACAATGAGTGGTGCTGTTGAGAATGATTCTTATCGTTCTCCCATTCATATTTCAGATACTTACCAGAATGAGAAAGAAATTGGAGAACAGATAGTCTATTCTGATCCCATCGGGCATGTTATACGGCTGAAAGATATTGCGCGTATTGTTAGGGAATACCCTGAACCGGACAGCTATATTAAGAGTAACGGCAAAAAATGTATTTTGCTTTCCATGGAAATGCAGAAGGGGAACAATATTGTTCAATATGGAAGAGATGTGGAAAAAGTACTTGAGGAATTTCAGAAGGAACTCCCCCGGAGTGTAACTGTATACAGAATTGCAGATCAACCTAAAGTAGTTGATGATTCGGTTGTTACTTTTTTGAAAGAGCTCCTGATGGCAATCATTACAGTGATTCTTGTGGTTGTAGCTTTACTTCCGTTACGTGTTGCACTGGTAGCTTCGTCGACCATTCCAATTACTATTTTTATTTCTCTCGGAATTTTGTTCGCTGCAGGTATAGAACTCAATACGGTAACATTAGCGGCTTTGATAGTGGTGCTTGGAATGATTGTGGACAATTCGATTGTAATCGTTGACAGCTATCTTGAGAAGCTGGATCAGGGAATGTCGCGCTGGCATGCATCAGCGGCGAGTGCTAAGGAATTTTTTAAATCAATACTTTCGGCAACGTTAGCGATAAGTGTTACTTTTTTCCCTTTCCTTATTACGATGAAGGGGATGCTCAATGATTTTTTGCAGGCTTTTCCGTGGACAATAACTATTACACTTGGTGTTTCTTTGCTTGTCGCAGTTATGCTAGTTCCGTTTATGCAATACTATTTCATAAAAAAAGGTTTGCATAGTAAGCGGACAAAGGAGGGCAAGGAAAAGAAAAATCTTCTGATGCTTATGCAGAAAGGTTACGAAGTGATTCTGGAGAAAACATTTATTTATCCTAAAACGACCATTGCATTAGGGGGCGTATCTGTTTTTATCGGAATTTTTATTTTCTCCCTATTGCCTCAGCGCTTAATGCCTGTTGCTGAACGTGACCAGTTTGCAGTTGAGATTTATTTGCCGAAAGGTAATTCTATAAAGAATACTGCAATTGTGGCTGATAGTCTGGAAGCTATTTTACGTAAAGATAACAGAGTTAAATCTGTAACTTCATTTGTGGGGAGTAGTTCGCCCCGCTTCCATACGGCCTATGCTCCGCAAATGCCAGGAGAAAATTATGCTCAGTTTATTGTAAACACAATTTCGAGTAAAGCAACTGTCGGAATGTTGGAAGATTATTCTGACAAATACATAAGCTATTTTCCAAATGCGACTATACGATTTAAGCAGCTGGATTATTCCGAATCAAAAGCTCCGGTCGAAATTCGCCTGAGCGGAAATGATCTTGGTAAACTAAAGCAGTCTGCCGACACAATCATGCGTGTATTGCGTAGCATGGATAAACTTAAATTTGTCCGGACTAATTTTGAAGATCAGTTTCCGGGAACCTATGTGAAAATGAATAACGATGAAGCAAACCGTCTTGGAATTAGTAAGTCTTTGGTTTCTGTAAACCTGGCAGCTGCTTATGGAGATGGATTGCCATTAACCACCTTTTGGGACAAGGATTATCCTATGCAGGTGATCTTGAAACAGGAACGCTACGGTAAGGATGAGCAAATTAAGGATATTGAAAACGAATATATATCGTCTATCATTCCCGGAATTTCTGTTCCTCTGCGTCAGATAGCAACAATTGAACCGGATTGGACAGATGGTCAAATTGTTCGTCGTAATGGAATCAGGTCACTATCTGTTTATTCGGATGTAAAAAGAGGGGTGAATGTTACATCAATAACTTCTGTAGTTCAGAAGAAAATGGAACAGATTAATCTCCCAGCAGGTGTAACCCTCAGCTATGGAGGCGATCTGGAATCGGATGCTGAACAATTACCTCAGATAACCGGCGGGCTTGCGATTGCCGTGTTTATTATCTTCCTTATTTTGGTATTTCACTATAAAAAGATAAATCTATCATTGCTAACAATGGCATCCATTCTTCTTTGTACGCTTGGTGCTTCATTAGGAATAGCGATTATGGGTCTCGATTTTAGTGTAACTGCTATACTTGGAATTGTAAGTCTGATGGGTATTGTTGTACGAAATGGAATCATTATGTTCGACTATGCAGAAGAGTTACGTATTAAACAAGGTCATACTGCATTTGATGCTGCGTTTCTTTCAGGGAAACGAAGGATGCGTCCAATATTTCTTACATCTGCTGCGGCTTCCATGGGGGTAGTTCCCATGATAATTTCAAAAAGTCCGCTGTGGGAACCCATGGGATCTGTGATATTTTTCGGAACATTGATAACCATGGTATTTATAGTAACTGTTTTGCCTGTATCTTATTGGATGATATTTAAGAAATGCGATAGAGTTAAGTCAACTAATTTTGAATAA
- a CDS encoding nitroreductase, with the protein MKNSVSDLFLMASYGIKAPSGHNTQPWKIRIDNNTFEVHPDFSFSLPVADQNNRELYVSVGCAIENICLAANEKGFGEQVIIRKHPDDYTFACIEITKGTANPSSLFSQIAKRQTNRSVYFDRVIPQKDIIRLSNIKLEDGIKNHIYRYDEKEFGILSDFILQANEVQLSNPLYKEELLDWIRFTKKQVNNHKCGLSYKTIGASGIPSFLRKAAIKSQLKVSKQNKADKKRISSSSHLVLFTCEKNTAEEWIKLGRSLERFLLKACKIKIACGFLNQPCEVEALAETVKDKLEIEGMYPVILVRMGYSRSMAFSPRRQAESIIGII; encoded by the coding sequence ATGAAAAACAGCGTTTCTGACCTCTTTTTGATGGCCTCATATGGAATCAAAGCTCCATCAGGTCATAATACCCAGCCCTGGAAAATCAGGATTGATAATAATACGTTTGAAGTACATCCTGATTTTAGTTTTTCACTTCCTGTAGCCGATCAAAACAATAGGGAGTTATATGTAAGCGTGGGCTGTGCCATCGAGAATATTTGTCTGGCTGCCAACGAAAAAGGATTTGGCGAACAGGTTATAATTCGTAAACACCCAGACGATTATACTTTTGCATGCATAGAAATAACAAAAGGAACCGCCAATCCAAGTTCCCTTTTTTCTCAAATAGCCAAAAGACAGACAAATCGTTCTGTTTATTTTGATCGGGTGATTCCGCAGAAAGATATAATCAGACTATCCAATATTAAACTGGAAGACGGTATAAAAAACCATATCTACAGATACGATGAAAAAGAATTCGGTATACTGAGTGATTTCATTTTACAGGCAAATGAAGTTCAATTGTCTAATCCCCTATATAAGGAAGAACTTCTAGACTGGATACGTTTTACGAAAAAACAGGTAAATAATCACAAATGTGGATTATCATACAAAACTATTGGTGCTTCAGGCATCCCTTCTTTTCTCCGTAAAGCCGCTATCAAATCACAGCTTAAAGTATCTAAACAAAATAAAGCTGACAAGAAACGAATATCTTCATCCTCGCATTTGGTTTTATTTACTTGCGAGAAAAATACAGCCGAAGAATGGATTAAACTAGGCAGATCGCTTGAGAGATTCTTACTCAAGGCATGCAAAATAAAAATAGCCTGCGGCTTTTTAAACCAACCCTGCGAAGTTGAAGCTTTGGCTGAAACTGTAAAAGATAAGCTTGAGATAGAGGGAATGTATCCCGTTATTCTGGTAAGAATGGGATATTCCCGCTCCATGGCATTTTCGCCAAGGAGACAGGCAGAGTCCATTATAGGTATTATTTAG
- a CDS encoding nitroreductase family protein, whose protein sequence is MANNFKDALKHRRTYYALSNKSLVSDQTIEDLIAHVILHTPSSFNSQSSRVVLLLGENHKKLWKITKDALRKIVPENAFGATESKIDGAFSSGYGTVLFFEDQAVVKGLQDAFPSYADNFPVWSQHTSGMHQLGVWTLLEEEGFGASLQHYNPLIDEAVQAQWSLPASWKLIAEMPFGIPVQGPGEKEFKPLDERFKIFK, encoded by the coding sequence ATGGCAAATAATTTTAAAGATGCGCTTAAGCATAGAAGAACCTATTATGCATTGAGTAATAAATCTCTGGTATCAGATCAAACCATTGAAGATCTTATTGCACATGTGATTTTGCATACACCTTCTTCATTTAATTCACAATCATCCCGTGTAGTTCTCTTATTGGGAGAAAATCATAAAAAACTCTGGAAAATCACTAAGGATGCGCTTCGTAAGATTGTTCCGGAAAATGCTTTTGGTGCAACAGAATCTAAAATTGATGGCGCATTTTCCTCAGGATATGGAACTGTACTGTTTTTTGAAGACCAGGCTGTGGTAAAAGGATTGCAAGATGCTTTTCCTTCTTATGCTGACAATTTTCCTGTTTGGTCTCAGCATACTTCAGGAATGCACCAGTTGGGAGTTTGGACGCTGTTGGAAGAAGAAGGTTTTGGAGCTTCTTTACAACATTACAATCCGCTCATAGACGAAGCCGTTCAGGCACAGTGGAGTTTGCCTGCTTCTTGGAAATTGATAGCTGAAATGCCTTTTGGTATTCCGGTGCAAGGACCAGGTGAGAAGGAATTTAAACCTTTGGATGAGCGTTTTAAAATATTTAAATAA
- a CDS encoding AraC family transcriptional regulator, with amino-acid sequence MKLTAPKGISFDEIKQLLESDFIYDDIIISDKFPAQTPFDLFPTRIEGVMFAFCMQGSVSIHIGHEEYKVNKNDCLIIFPEQIVLADQISEDFKGLMFIFSLTYLNQLRIDIQRLMPLVVSVKNDPVCQLNENEGIALVEYFAMLKKKINLTNHPDQLKIIQNILEALFLEIGYIYYKNREEGKKLSSRKETIFNQFMHELTTHYKEERSVSFYADKLCISSKYLSSLVKEVSDKTPVELITQCVIFESKTLLKSTNMSILQISDLLNFPNQSFFGKYFKRYCGMSPLQYKQS; translated from the coding sequence ATGAAACTGACGGCTCCAAAGGGGATTTCTTTTGATGAAATAAAACAGCTACTCGAATCAGACTTCATTTATGATGATATAATCATCTCTGATAAATTCCCGGCGCAAACACCTTTTGATTTGTTTCCAACCAGAATTGAAGGCGTTATGTTTGCTTTTTGCATGCAGGGAAGTGTTTCAATCCATATTGGACATGAAGAATATAAAGTTAACAAAAACGACTGTTTGATCATTTTCCCAGAGCAGATTGTCTTAGCAGACCAAATTAGCGAAGATTTTAAAGGACTGATGTTTATTTTTTCTCTTACCTACCTAAATCAGTTAAGGATAGATATTCAACGCCTAATGCCTCTGGTTGTTTCTGTAAAAAACGATCCTGTTTGTCAATTAAATGAAAATGAAGGGATAGCGCTCGTTGAATACTTTGCGATGCTAAAGAAAAAAATAAACCTGACAAATCACCCTGATCAACTTAAGATCATTCAGAATATACTTGAGGCCCTATTTCTGGAAATTGGGTACATTTACTATAAAAACCGGGAGGAAGGGAAAAAACTTTCAAGTCGGAAGGAAACAATTTTCAATCAGTTCATGCATGAATTAACAACTCACTATAAAGAAGAACGAAGCGTTTCATTCTACGCAGACAAACTATGTATATCATCTAAGTATCTTTCCTCTCTTGTTAAGGAGGTAAGCGACAAGACTCCGGTAGAATTGATAACTCAATGTGTGATATTCGAAAGTAAAACCCTTCTGAAAAGTACAAACATGAGTATCCTGCAGATATCCGACCTGCTAAACTTTCCCAATCAGTCTTTTTTTGGAAAATACTTCAAGCGGTATTGCGGAATGTCTCCACTTCAATATAAACAGAGTTAA
- a CDS encoding efflux RND transporter periplasmic adaptor subunit — translation MKLFFKCGGSLFLSILLVGCNGTKEEPSSDSAVPVKVMEIESAEALSHHDFIGTVEESFASSLSFSISGNVEQVFVSEGDPVKKGQILAKLDEKVMQNTYNAAKASSVQAQDAFNRLTSLHEKGSLPEIKYVEVQTQLEQAKSMEQIAGKNLKDCTLYAPFSGVIAQRSADIGINVLPGVQVFKLSKIEAVDIKISVPENEISSIMIGQPVRIRVSALENQEFAGKITEKGIQANPLSHAYDVKINLPNPQSKLMPGMVCNVLLTPANRLNGILVPNSAIQIEHTGRRFVWVASKGMAARCYVETGEMTNDGVVVSGQFAEGGKIIVEGMQKISEGMKIEIK, via the coding sequence ATGAAACTATTTTTTAAATGTGGGGGAAGTCTCTTCCTCTCTATATTGTTAGTTGGTTGCAATGGAACTAAAGAGGAACCTTCTTCCGATAGTGCAGTTCCTGTAAAAGTGATGGAGATTGAATCTGCGGAAGCATTATCACATCATGATTTTATTGGTACTGTTGAGGAGTCCTTTGCTTCATCACTTAGCTTTAGTATTAGTGGTAATGTAGAACAAGTGTTTGTTTCTGAAGGGGATCCGGTTAAGAAAGGGCAGATACTGGCAAAGCTAGATGAAAAAGTTATGCAAAATACATATAATGCGGCTAAAGCCTCCAGTGTTCAGGCACAGGATGCTTTTAACCGTTTGACATCTTTGCATGAGAAAGGAAGTCTGCCGGAAATAAAATACGTGGAAGTCCAAACTCAGTTAGAGCAAGCTAAGTCCATGGAGCAGATTGCCGGGAAGAATCTGAAAGACTGCACCCTGTATGCACCTTTTAGTGGAGTTATAGCACAACGATCGGCCGACATAGGAATTAATGTGTTGCCAGGTGTACAGGTTTTCAAGCTTTCAAAAATTGAAGCAGTAGATATAAAGATATCTGTTCCGGAGAATGAAATCTCAAGCATAATGATTGGTCAACCAGTCCGTATTCGCGTATCTGCACTTGAAAACCAAGAGTTTGCCGGAAAGATTACAGAAAAAGGAATCCAAGCCAATCCATTATCTCATGCATATGATGTGAAAATAAACTTACCCAATCCTCAATCAAAACTTATGCCTGGAATGGTGTGTAATGTTCTGTTGACTCCAGCTAATAGACTGAATGGTATTCTCGTTCCAAACAGTGCAATTCAGATAGAACATACAGGGAGAAGGTTTGTCTGGGTTGCCAGTAAAGGAATGGCTGCTCGTTGTTATGTTGAAACCGGGGAGATGACAAACGATGGGGTCGTTGTGTCGGGGCAATTTGCAGAGGGCGGCAAAATAATAGTTGAAGGGATGCAAAAGATTAGTGAGGGAATGAAAATTGAGATAAAATGA